From the genome of Caldisalinibacter kiritimatiensis, one region includes:
- the fliW gene encoding flagellar assembly protein FliW, whose product MKLNTKHFGEIEIDENRIITFPDGLLAFENNKKFIIIDNPDQEIPFQWLQSIDDPDLAFVIINPFIFKKDYEFDIPKAVVKKLEIQEEKDVAVYSIVVVPDDITKMTANLSGPVIINTKSKIGKQIVLEDSRYSTKHYILEELKQGQVE is encoded by the coding sequence ATGAAATTAAACACAAAACACTTTGGTGAAATAGAAATAGACGAAAACAGGATTATTACATTCCCAGATGGATTACTAGCATTCGAAAACAACAAAAAATTCATCATCATAGACAACCCAGACCAAGAAATCCCCTTTCAATGGCTTCAATCAATAGATGACCCCGACCTTGCCTTTGTAATAATAAACCCATTCATATTCAAAAAAGATTATGAATTCGATATTCCCAAAGCAGTAGTAAAAAAACTAGAAATACAAGAAGAAAAAGATGTAGCAGTATATTCAATAGTAGTAGTACCAGATGACATAACTAAAATGACAGCAAATTTATCAGGGCCAGTAATAATAAATACAAAGAGCAAAATTGGGAAACAAATAGTATTAGAAGACAGTAGATACTCTACCAAACATTACATACT